The Thermodesulfovibrionales bacterium genome segment GTCTCTCACCGCTTCATCCACCGGGAGGAGCATTTTCGACTTGATCTGGATGAGCGTTGCTGCCATGAGGAGAAACTCCCCGGCGATGTCGAGGTCAAGTTCCTTCATGATCTCGATATACTCGAGATACTGGTGGGTAATAAGGGCTATAGGGATGTCATAAATATCGATCTTGTTCTCCCTGATGAGATGGAGGAGGAGATCGAGGGGGCCTTCAAAGACAGGAAGTTTTATGCTGTAAACTTCTTCCATGGCACATTACTCCTGCTATGATAAACCAAGGCCTTTCCAAAAGTCATCAACAGAAAGGAGGTATGAGGTCCGCATCCCTCTCAGCGCTGCTCAATGCAAAGTTGCTCATAGTTGACCTGACGGACAATTTCTAAAGAAGTCGGTATGCAGTGCTCACCGACAAAGTGTGACTGGTACAATTTTTACACAGTAATATTTTCCGATAAAAACCCGCCTTCCATGGCCGAATCAAGGAACGAAGTGTATATCCAGAAAGTGACCCCGGAAGTCAAGAGCATTGAGGAGACGGCATACGGTGATAGGTTTTTCAACATAGTCTTGGATGGCTTGTTGTTCATTTGTTCAGCATCTGCCCTTCTTTAATCATCATTTCGCTCACTTCTCGCAGTGCAACCCCTTCCTTCATAAGCAAAACGCCCTCCTTGATCAGCAACTCGCCTTGTTGCACCAAAAAATTATTCTCCATCATCTTTAAACCCTCTCTAACCATTGCGTCTCCCTCTTTCCAGACTGTATCGGCTCTGTTTTTAATAAGCCTTCCCTCGTCTTCTAGATTCAGTTCTTCCCCCCACGATCCCCCCTTGCTAATCTTTCCCTCCATCATCTCCGTTCCAATCTTCATCAACTTGTCGCCTTCATCCATCAGAGCCTTGCCATGCTGCGTCATCCTTTTGGCTTTTTCCATCATTACCTTCGCTTGTTCCTCCATCATTCCCTTCCTTGTTAAATCTGTATCCGTTTGAGCATAGCTATAAGCAGACATAGCGTACGATAAAAGAAAAATCATAAATAATTTTAAAAGCATCGCAAACCTCCTTCCAGCCAGTTTTCTTTACTTCACGCCCATAGCATATCACAAAATTGGCGTCTTCAGAAGAGGGAGAATGCTCATAATATTTGTGAACATTTGCTTTTCAACTTGAAATAGTGTCCCTGGAAAAGAAGGAAAGAAGATTGCTTTTCACGGAGAAGTAATTCTCAAGGTGTCGGGATAAGCACTGTGTCAAAATAGTTGACCTGTCACAGGAGATTGTGGAATGCAATCCCGCGCTCCCTCACTGGTGAGTCGGAACTTCTCAGATAAGAATCTTGTCCGTCGTCAAGAGCAGCATGACGAGAAGCATGTAGACATTGATCCTCGTGAACGTCACGGCGGAGAGGGTACCTCCGCCTCTCCCCTTCAGGAGCCTTACCCCGTACCAGATGATCCATAACGATGCAGCGAAGAGCATACCTCGTATGTGCGGAATCTGAACCATACCGGGCATCGATATAAAGAGACAGCTCACTGCCGCTGCTGATATCCAGATAAAGATTATCCTCGTGAGCTGGGGCCTGCTGAAGATCCGTGTCATGGAGGGAAGCCCAGCCTTCTCATACTCTCCGCCAAAGTCCAGTATAAGCAGCCAGAAGTGCGGGACCTGCCACATAAAGAAGAAGAAACAGAGCACGAGAAGTCTTGGATCAGAGAGGCTCCCTCCTCCCGTCACCCAACCGATCGCAGGAGGCACGACCCCGATCAACGCCCCCGGCACCACAGCGAAGGCACTTCTTCTCTTGAGGTACGTATAGACGCCGTTATACCAGCAGACCGCAACCAACCCGAGGAGGGGAGCAGCAGCATTCGCGGTGAGGAGGAGCGCGGCAAAACCCGAAAAAAGAAGTACCGCCGAGAACAAGAGGGCGTGTAGGGGGATGATCCTGCCGGAGGGGATAGGCCTTCTCTCCGTCCTCGGCATGCGTGCATCGATCTCCCTCTCCTGATACTGATTGAGGGCAGAGGAGCCGCAGGCGAGGAGAAAGACCCCGAGAGAGAGGATTACGATCTCCGGCCTCAGTCCCGAAGCCGCAAGCACAAATCCCGTCGCAGCGGAAAAGGCCGAAAAAAGGGATATCCTTACCTTACAGAGTTCGAGATGGGCTCCTATCCGTTCCTTCAGTCTCGTCATCCTAAATTCGGCAGCTGGAAGAGAGAACGTATGCTCTTCCAACTGTATCTTCTCGGTTCATTTCAGATTCTTCATATACTCGATTATCACGTCAAGTTCTTCTTTCGTCACAGGGATAACAGGCATTATGGGAGGATACCCCTTGACGATATCAGCATGTGGCTCAAGGATAGACCTGCGGAGATAAGATTCGTCGACGACGATCTTCCTCTCTTTCCCGTCCGTCAGCACATCCTCTGCCCTTCCGTAAACTCCCTTGAATGTCGGGCCGATCTTCTTCGTTCCATCCGTTGTATGGCATCCGAGGCAGCCCTTGCCTTCGAGCAGTTTCAGCCCCTCGCTCACCTCTTCTCCCTCCCTTCCTCTGTACCAGTCATGAAAGTCCCTGTCCGACAGGACCACGACCTTCGAGAGCATCGCTGAATGGCCGAGACCGCAGTATTCGGTGCAGAAGATATCATAGGAGCCGGCCTCCTTCGCCGTGAACCAGAGATAGGTCTCCATACCGGGCACGCAGTCTTCCTTGATCCTGAAGGCAGGAACAGAGAAACTGTGGAGGACGTCCTGCGATTTCAGGATCAGTTTCACCGGCCTGTCAAGGGGGACCCTGAGAGTGTCACTCTGTTTCCCGTTGTCATATCTGAACTGCCACGACCACTGACGTGCCGTGACTCCGATCACAAGCGCATCTTCCGGCACCTTCCGTATCTGGACAAAACTCCTCCACCCGAGGTAAAACATGCCCAGGACAAGGAGCGTCGGGATCACGGTCCAGAGGATCTCGAGGAAAATCCCGCCCTCGACACTTTGGGGGTTCGCGTTCTTCCTCCGGTTATACTTGACCACGAAGAAGATCATGGCGAAGGTCACAAGGGCGAGGAGAATAACCTCTACACTGAGTATGTAATACAGGGTACTATCTACATTCTGTGCCGAGTTTGAGGCTTTGGGGATCAGCATTCCTTCAACCTACCGATACCACACGTCCGAGAATGTGAGCAAGAGGATAAGGGTGAAGGCGACGAGGGCGATCAAGAGCATCAGCTTCAAAATCCTGGGTTCATATCTCAGGTGCATGAAAAACGTAATGACAAGGGCAGCCTTTGCCGTGGCGATGAGGAGTGCCACGGGCACCGCATAGCCCGTCAGACGGAACTTCGAAACCGCTACGGTCGTGACCGTAAGGAGCAGCAGACCGAGCCACACAAAAATATAGGTTTTGTACTTCACGGACTGCCCTGTCTGTTCTTTCTCCGCCACCAGGACCTCCAGTCTACGTGATCAGATAAAAGAGGGGGAAAAGGTAAATCCATATGATATCCACAAAGTGCCAGTAGAGCCCGGTATTTTCAAGCTTCACAAAATTTGACGGACCGATTGTCCGCCTGAAGGTGAAAATGACCGTGGCAGAGATCAGCCCAACGCCGACGAGAACATGGAGACCATGAATCCCGGTCATCACATAGTAGAGGCTGTAAAAGATGATCTCTCCCCCGCTCATAGCCAGGACCACGGGTGAGTCCGGATAGATCCCCCGTTCGATGTGCGCACTCCACTCGATGAATTTGTTTACGAGAAAGAGGACCCCCGAAAGGATAGTGACTATCTGAAGAAGAAGGGACAGGTTCGTCTTTTCCTTTTTCATCGCTAAGAGCGAACAGACCATCGACAGGCTGCTCGTGAGAAGTATGACGGTGTTCGCTGTGCCGAGGAAAATGTCGAGTTCCGCTGCCGACCTGTGGAAATCCGCAGCGTACCTCAAGCGGTAAACGGAATAGAGGAGAAAGAGACCGCCGAAGAGGAGCAATTCCGTGAAGAGAAAGACCCACATCCCCATCTTCGCCCCGACGTAATCGACGTGATGTTCGGCTGCCGTATCAGAGATCTTTTCCATACTCAAGAAAAGTATCGTTCCTGTGTCCCTCAATCATACTTGTAGGCCCCGTGTTTGATGACCGGTATCTCTTCGAAGTTCTCCCGGGGAGGAGGCGATGGTATCTGCCACTCCAGGGTCTTGCCACCCCAGGGGTTGTCAGGCGCCTTTTCTCCTCTGAACATGGACCTGATGAGATTCCCGAACATCATAATGAGTCCAAGAGCGAGTATCCATGAACCCACGGTCGAGATCACGTGGTTCGTATGGAACTTCGGCAGATAGCTGAAGTATCTCCTCGGCATCCCCTGGAGACCGAGGATGAACATGGAGAAATAAAGGATATTAAAGCCGATGAAGAGAACAAGGAGGGAGAGCTTCGCCAGCCTCTCGTTGTACATCTTCCCGAACATCTTCGGAAACCAATAGTGAAGTCCCGCAAAGAAGCCGAACCCCGTTCCGCCGAACATGGTGTAATGGAAATGGCCGACAATGAAATAGGTACCGTGGATATAGAGATTCAAGGAGAGCGTGCCGTTTATCAGCCCTGTCAGCCCGCCGATCGAAAAGAGGAAGATGAAAGCAAGGCAGAAGAGGAGCGGGGAATCGGTCTCCACTGAGCCTTTGTACATGGTGGCGATCCAGTTGAAGACCTTGACACCGCTTGGCACCGCCACGAGGAACGTGATGAGGGAGAAGATGATCCTTGACGTGTCGCTCATTCCGCTCGTGAACATGTGGTGGCCCCAGACGAGATATCCGAAAAAAGCGATGCCGAGGCTCGAAAAGGCGATCGCCTTGTAGCCAAAGATGGTCCTCTTCGAGAAGACGGGAAAGATCTCCGACACAACGCCCATAGCAGGCAGTATCATGATATAGACTGCCGGGTGGGAGTAAATCCAGAAGAGGTGTTCAAAGAGTATCGGATCTCCACCTTTCACAGGATCAAAGAACCCTATTCCAAAAAACCGTTCGAGGACGAGGAGGAAGAGCGTGATCCCGAGAATCGGTGTAGCGAGGACCTGTGTCCATGCCGTCGCATAGAGGGACCAGACAAAAAGGGGCATGCGGAACCATTTCATGCCGGGCGCCCTGAGCCTATGGATGGTCGTGACGAAATTCAGGCCTGTAAGAATCGATGAGAACCCGAGGATGAAGACGCCGATAAGGGCAACGGAGACATTCGTCGGGGTCCGTATGCTGTAAGGCGCGTAGAACGTCCATCCCGTGTCAGGGGCCTTTCCGTCGGTAAAGATCGAGAGGACAACGAGGACCCCTCCGATCATATAGAGCCACCATGACATGAGATTGATACGGGGAAAGGCGACATCCTTCGCACCGATCAGGATCGGCAGGAAGAAGTTCCCGAGGGATGCAGGGATTCCCGGGATGATAAAGAGGAAGATCTGGATCACTCCGTGAACGGTAAAGAGCGAATTGTATATTCTCGCCGTGATGAACCTGCCGGGGTCGATGAGGTTGATCCTCATGAGGATACCGAGGGTAACGCCTATCGAAAAGAAGGTAAGGACACCGGCAAGATACATGAGACCGATCCTCTTGTGGTCCGTCGACAATATCCACGACAGAATGCCCCGGTACCTCCCAGGGGCTTCGTAAAAACTCTCTCTCTCCACAGAGCCTCCGAAGGCCATTACCTCTCCTCCCTTCTCCTTTTCCTGCCGGTCACTGCGAGGTACGCAAAAAATGAGATGAGGAGAATCAGCATCACCGTGCCGAAGACCTTGAGGAGATTGAAGACGTACCTCTTCTGTTCAGAGTCATAACTGTAGCAGAAGAGGAAGAGCCTGTTGGTGCTCAAGCCCACTTTACCCTTCGACGCCTCGGTGAGGGCCAGCGTCAGGTCGAAAGACGAGAAGGTCTTTCCATAGAGATATCTCGTGATCTTTCCGTCAGGAGAGAGAATGATCAGGGCGACGGCATGAGAGAACCCGTCCCTCTCCCGCCTGAAGGAGAAGCCTGCT includes the following:
- a CDS encoding segregation/condensation protein A, translating into MEEVYSIKLPVFEGPLDLLLHLIRENKIDIYDIPIALITHQYLEYIEIMKELDLDIAGEFLLMAATLIQIKSKMLLPVDEAVRD
- a CDS encoding protoheme IX farnesyltransferase — its product is MEEHTFSLPAAEFRMTRLKERIGAHLELCKVRISLFSAFSAATGFVLAASGLRPEIVILSLGVFLLACGSSALNQYQEREIDARMPRTERRPIPSGRIIPLHALLFSAVLLFSGFAALLLTANAAAPLLGLVAVCWYNGVYTYLKRRSAFAVVPGALIGVVPPAIGWVTGGGSLSDPRLLVLCFFFFMWQVPHFWLLILDFGGEYEKAGLPSMTRIFSRPQLTRIIFIWISAAAVSCLFISMPGMVQIPHIRGMLFAASLWIIWYGVRLLKGRGGGTLSAVTFTRINVYMLLVMLLLTTDKILI
- the coxB gene encoding cytochrome c oxidase subunit II, which gives rise to MLIPKASNSAQNVDSTLYYILSVEVILLALVTFAMIFFVVKYNRRKNANPQSVEGGIFLEILWTVIPTLLVLGMFYLGWRSFVQIRKVPEDALVIGVTARQWSWQFRYDNGKQSDTLRVPLDRPVKLILKSQDVLHSFSVPAFRIKEDCVPGMETYLWFTAKEAGSYDIFCTEYCGLGHSAMLSKVVVLSDRDFHDWYRGREGEEVSEGLKLLEGKGCLGCHTTDGTKKIGPTFKGVYGRAEDVLTDGKERKIVVDESYLRRSILEPHADIVKGYPPIMPVIPVTKEELDVIIEYMKNLK
- a CDS encoding cytochrome C oxidase subunit IV family protein yields the protein MAEKEQTGQSVKYKTYIFVWLGLLLLTVTTVAVSKFRLTGYAVPVALLIATAKAALVITFFMHLRYEPRILKLMLLIALVAFTLILLLTFSDVWYR
- a CDS encoding cytochrome c oxidase subunit 3 is translated as MEKISDTAAEHHVDYVGAKMGMWVFLFTELLLFGGLFLLYSVYRLRYAADFHRSAAELDIFLGTANTVILLTSSLSMVCSLLAMKKEKTNLSLLLQIVTILSGVLFLVNKFIEWSAHIERGIYPDSPVVLAMSGGEIIFYSLYYVMTGIHGLHVLVGVGLISATVIFTFRRTIGPSNFVKLENTGLYWHFVDIIWIYLFPLFYLIT
- a CDS encoding cbb3-type cytochrome c oxidase subunit I codes for the protein MAFGGSVERESFYEAPGRYRGILSWILSTDHKRIGLMYLAGVLTFFSIGVTLGILMRINLIDPGRFITARIYNSLFTVHGVIQIFLFIIPGIPASLGNFFLPILIGAKDVAFPRINLMSWWLYMIGGVLVVLSIFTDGKAPDTGWTFYAPYSIRTPTNVSVALIGVFILGFSSILTGLNFVTTIHRLRAPGMKWFRMPLFVWSLYATAWTQVLATPILGITLFLLVLERFFGIGFFDPVKGGDPILFEHLFWIYSHPAVYIMILPAMGVVSEIFPVFSKRTIFGYKAIAFSSLGIAFFGYLVWGHHMFTSGMSDTSRIIFSLITFLVAVPSGVKVFNWIATMYKGSVETDSPLLFCLAFIFLFSIGGLTGLINGTLSLNLYIHGTYFIVGHFHYTMFGGTGFGFFAGLHYWFPKMFGKMYNERLAKLSLLVLFIGFNILYFSMFILGLQGMPRRYFSYLPKFHTNHVISTVGSWILALGLIMMFGNLIRSMFRGEKAPDNPWGGKTLEWQIPSPPPRENFEEIPVIKHGAYKYD